The sequence aatgtaaattAATAGAGTACTACTTCAGAACATACTTTCTAAGTGAATTATCTTTAAGTTGAAAGCTTAGTCTaatgcatattaaaaaatcacatatctctttttcctcttcttcatgtgAGCCTAGCAATAGAataagaaggtaaataaaatagaagattaATAAGATTGAACAGTCATGATGCCATCCTCTCTAAATGTACTTTTCTTATTCTCCAGGTGACCCTCAGAACCACATAAGTTACATGAATTAGAAACACAATTATGCTACCTCTAATGCTGGAGTCCTAGACTTCATTTCTGCTGATGTTTTTCAACACTGAGAAATTTAATCAAGCTATAAAATATTCAATCTGGAAAAATTCCTGAGTGTATCACTCTGAAAGTTCTTTTATGTTACTTGATGTACTATAACTTaagatgacattttttaaaaaagaaagcatagacAGTTTATCAAACAGTGTTTCAGAGTTTGAAGAAAGAAGTTGATTTCCCACAGAGAGTGAAATTTGGTCCAGAAATGAATTCAGCACATTGGCTTTATTAAGGAAATGCTTTGCTGTATCCATTTGGGAATCTCTTTGAGCAATAAATTTGATGATTTAGGCATGAACCTTCCAGTATGTCTACTGTGTCTGATGATGTTATCTCTGATTAGGCAGAGCATGTGTCATTATGCAACATTGCtttcatcattatttattttttagctgctTTCGTGtgttttcttgatatttctcATTAATAACCAAAGTCAACTCAGGTTTtgccatgcattttttttttttttgaagtttgatAGAAAAATTCTTTAATCAAAACAAGTTTACATGTTGACACTTATGGCTTAACTAGAATAAATTTGTCCAAGTTTAAATTGTGTAAGGACCAAACAGATGTAATATCCAGAGTTCCGTCAGAACAGTGGGTCCTAGTTCCATTGTAAGGCCTCTCAAAAGCAAAACTCCAATTACTGAAATGATTCCAAGTTTTCatctaaagatgaaaaaaattacccGAGAGGTCAAAGCATACAATGCATGTCACATGCAAACACTGGTATTTAAGCCTTTTCCCCGTATTCCTAGTTTCCAAACATGAGAAGCATATTTTAAGCTACTGCAAACCACCAACTGACCTAGTATTCAAAATATCTTAGAAATGATGTTTGTTAAGGTtgttcttaaaattttgtgttaacCTTTGTTCTGATTTAGTCCATATACATGAAAATACAGACAACTCCTTTACTTTTTTGTCTACTGCCTCGGAGTAACTTTTTGCAATCCTTTCACATGTatgcattagaaataaaaattccctTCTCATATAGTCATGTTTTCAAATAGGTTTGTTTCCttatatagtatttatttttatttactgcaaAAAGCATTATGGATTgcattttttccaattaaaaaaatacttaatgaCTTCTTTAATGAgtgggactttttaaaaaattcagaaactcgagacatttctcaaaaataaacttttatcattTAGTTTTCAGTTTCAGCTACTACTGCCTGTAAAGGATCTTAAATGGTTGAACCCTAAAAGCCAGATTTATTCCTACATACACTCCTGCTTAGTGCAGGAAACTCATGTGACTTTCACTGAATTCTCAGCCACAAAACTAAATTACCTTCAGAAGTTAACATGAGTTTTGCACCTCGTAGAATTGTCAGTTCAATGTCAGTTGGGTATCTAGTCGTCATACAAAAAGGCATACAGACTGCACATTACTACAAAGCAGCAGGATCATGTAGCACAAGGTAGATTGAGATTAAAGTCAACTTTTGATTAGAGAAAGGAAGGAGTGAGTACTTGTATAGAAGTAACATTTTATCAACCATAAAAATGCTTAACTTCTACAAAACCCACAACAGTGAAAAGACAGTCTGGTAAATCCAATTTTTGTAAAAACTATGCACAAAACCCACAGTATctgggaaaagaggaaaagtttTATACAAGtagcagttttaaaaatgtaacttttttcTACTATCAATTACACATTAACATACACATACTAACTGAAAATATGCTACAACCGATGTCTGGAAAAGCAGTTGAACATTCCCTAAGTGAACCTCCCCTCACATTTACCATATAATGTAGCTGTTAATACTGCACAAGTACAATTAGCAATGTTTAGTCACTTTTAAACAAAGATCAGGAGATTTGTCCCTCAAAACAAGTTTTAAACATCAAAACCtatgtttataaaaatttaaaacttcagcagtctaaatatttcaaatgaaaaccATTACAAACTTCTCAAATGTTCTTTATATTCCAGGTATGTCAACCTAGTTATCTAGTGTAGAATCCTTCAGAGAtatttcagtctctctctcttcacTGGATGGCTTTTTCTTACTGCTGGCCTCGTGGTtgtctttgctttcttcattGCTGTCTCCATTGTGTTGTGGTTGATTACTGTCTTGAGCATCCGATCCTCCATTTAGAGTCTTTGAACCTGTTTGTTCCTTTTCTAGCTTTTTGTTTGGCCCTTTCTTCCCTTGATCTTTGGTTTTATTTGCTTCCTCATGTTGTCTTTGTTCGGCAAGAGATTTGTTCAGCACTTGTGTGATCACAGAATCTCCTTCACCAACCAAAAACATGTTCTTAAACTTGTTATACAACATTGTAGACTTTTCCATGATAACCTGACTAACTTTGAATCGCCgtatttttttcagtgttgtaATCATCTCTGTGTGTTTTTGAGCTTGTTGCATTGTGACCTGAAGTGAAGCCAGTTCATCCAAGGCTTCAATACATCTGTTGACATCAAGATTATCAATTTTgagagaatttttaatttcagcatgTATCCTTTGAAGTCGAGAATCCATTGATGTTTCTCgcttcttctccactttcttaacttctggcttctttccttcatctttaTTCTGCTGCTCAGTTTCCATTTGTTCTTCTTGCTTGCGTTTTCTATCTGCAGCTTCTTTCTCATGTTGTCCTTTGAGCATATTCCTTCTATGAGCAGTCTGAAAGTTTCTTccaccttttctcttcttttcaccttCTTGATCATCTCCTTCTTCTTCAGAATCAGAGGTTGATGTAACCCCTGTTTTGgctaaatttttcctttttgattcaacttcctttttcccctcttttttatcTGGCTCTTTTCttggcttttcttcttccttctggcCCTCTTCATCCTTTTTAAGCTGTTTTTTAGGTTGTTTTTCCTCTTGCccctttttcttgcttttgtcGTCTTCAGTTATCATGT is a genomic window of Cervus canadensis isolate Bull #8, Minnesota chromosome 14, ASM1932006v1, whole genome shotgun sequence containing:
- the LOC122453076 gene encoding LOW QUALITY PROTEIN: PC4 and SFRS1-interacting protein-like (The sequence of the model RefSeq protein was modified relative to this genomic sequence to represent the inferred CDS: inserted 1 base in 1 codon), whose translation is MTRDFKPGDLIFAKMKGYPHWPARVDEVPDGAVRPPTNXPIFFFGTHETAFLGPKDIFPYSENKEKYGKPNKRKGFNEGLWEIDNNPKVKFSSQQASAKQSNASSDVEVEEKETSVSKEDTDHEEKASNEDVTKAIDITTPKAARRGRKRKAEKQVETEEAGIVTTATASANLKVSPKRGRPAATEVKIPKPRGRPKMVKQPCPSESDMITEDDKSKKKGQEEKQPKKQLKKDEEGQKEEEKPRKEPDKKEGKKEVESKRKNLAKTGVTSTSDSEEEGDDQEGEKKRKGGRNFQTAHRRNMLKGQHEKEAADRKRKQEEQMETEQQNKDEGKKPEVKKVEKKRETSMDSRLQRIHAEIKNSLKIDNLDVNRCIEALDELASLQVTMQQAQKHTEMITTLKKIRRFKVSQVIMEKSTMLYNKFKNMFLVGEGDSVITQVLNKSLAEQRQHEEANKTKDQGKKGPNKKLEKEQTGSKTLNGGSDAQDSNQPQHNGDSNEESKDNHEASSKKKPSSEERETEISLKDSTLDN